A part of Periplaneta americana isolate PAMFEO1 chromosome 17, P.americana_PAMFEO1_priV1, whole genome shotgun sequence genomic DNA contains:
- the LOC138693270 gene encoding uncharacterized protein, whose protein sequence is MVVTGFIRTFVGCVISTGDCLILKPITDTIVRVRDEDNLVLAAYVESEESNIYWFGSGNRQISDYDHLATITREKNKIRVQLGIWRVDRFLFNSYLLKRFDVWINGKLSWTVMDEVIPEQHLWVKASTTCSIDEPDLNCQNSPHGHVTWEYSGCNVTISDVNHKIVCEFDKCEEISKLDYEERKRRLLEEAERGNIIKILTLLMMGTSVSFESEFQESPLCTLLRKGYGEATQLRLVHNKPGTETTRTRTEILLK, encoded by the exons ATGGTTGTTACAGGGTTCATCCGTACTTTCGTGGGATGCGTAATATCTACAG GTGACTGCTTGATACTGAAGCCGATAACAGACACCATTGTCCGCGTCAGGGACGAGGACAACCTGGTGCTTGCAGCGTACGTGGAGTCCGAAGAGAGTAATATATACTGGTTCGGGTCAGGTAACAGACAGATAAGTGATTATGATCACTTAGCAACGATCACcagagaaaaaaacaaaatacgaGTACAACTCGGAATCTGGAGGGTAGACAGATTTCTTTTCAACTCGTACTTATTGAAGAGATTCGACGTCTGGATCAATGGAAAGTTAAGCTGGACTGTGATGGACGAAG TGATCCCTGAACAACACCTGTGGGTGAAAGCTTCTACCACGTGCAGTATTGACGAACCTGATCTCAACTGCCAAAATTCGCCCCACGGTCACGTCACCTGGGAATATTCCGGTTGTAATGTCACCATCAGTGACGTCAATCACAAAATCGTCTGTGAATTCGACAAATGCGAa GAAATTTCCAAGCTTGATTATGAGGAGAGGAAAAGACGTCTTCTCGAAGAGGCTGAAAGGGGAAACATCATAAAAATATTAACGTTGCTGATGATGGGAACGTCAGTCAGTTTCGAATCTGAATTTCAAGAATCTCCGCTTTGTACACTTTTACGGAAGGGTTATGGTGAGGCCACacagttaaggctggtccacaataaaccgggaacggaaacgacgagaacaagaacggaaatattgttaaaataa